In Crassostrea angulata isolate pt1a10 chromosome 4, ASM2561291v2, whole genome shotgun sequence, one genomic interval encodes:
- the LOC128181214 gene encoding uncharacterized protein LOC128181214, which produces MSLRCNSYLQNGSKLKTVLIISLLLNLILLGVCLGLRLWWRNNHDTSVNDSALHGERCYSFGSEVNLSKDSVCVSCDHLGDDVRVEDTLYDVIVSSKCGNRLCCYRDRDIWSLIHTVLEIPDQRSTEGGDLAWWYNRPDAAHLFLDHSLSPPQWSPNNVPGVSFTNLPFNNNRISIQREGLYFVYAVFSLDFSNFGPGIPQVYHNITSQHPLLTRTGPELHFMNKYGGFTKSGQNYHSSFLSGILHLRRGVEIATQISLHSIIDITKYSNYFGVFKLNK; this is translated from the exons ATGTCTCTCCGTTGCAATTCCTACTTACAAAATGGGAGTAAACTGAAGACAGTGCTTATAATTTCGTTGCTATTGAATTTGATATTACTGGGTGTTTGTTTGGGTTTGAGGCTATGGTGGAGAAACAACCACGACACATCGGTAAATGACAGCGCTCTTCATGGTGAGCGGTGTTATTCGTTCGGCTCAGAGGTCAATTTGTCCAAGGACAGTGTCTGTGTGTCGTGTGATCACCTTGGAGACGACGTCAGGGTCGAGGACACGTTGTATGACGTCATTGTATCATCAAAGTGTGGGAACAGGTTGTGTTGTTATAGAGACAGAGACATCTGGAGTTTGATACATACG GTTTTAGAAATCCCAGATCAGCGATCAACGGAAG GTGGAGACCTGGCGTGGTGGTATAATCGCCCGGATGCAGCGCACCTGTTTTTGGACCACTCACTCTCCCCTCCCCAATGGTCTCCTAACAATGTCCCCGGTGTCTCCTTCACCAACCTCCCCTTCAACAATAACCGTATATCGATCCAGAGGGAGGGGCTCTATTTCGTGTACGCCGTGTTCTCTCTAGATTTTTCTAACTTCGGTCCCGGTATCCCCCAGGTTTATCATAACATCACAAGTCAGCATCCGTTGCTAACGCGAACGGGACCGGAACTTCACTTCATGAACAAATATGGCGGGTTTACAAAGTCTGGGCAAAATTACCATAGCAGCTTTTTAAGTGGGATTCTTCATTTGAGGCGAGGGGTCGAAATCGCAACACAGATTTCTTTACACTCAATAAtagatataacaaaatattcaaactattttggtgttttcaaattaaataagtaa
- the LOC128181213 gene encoding uncharacterized protein LOC128181213, which produces MLNLGSESSDVYDRFLPQPATTPHGDLHATQIRESPRTENNGRHGAAFTITLSVSLVLNVVMTLFVVFYVIFTMKQVVNHKKDSGFSVSEEGMAGKENSVKQLTVCLPCQHLIGQTQNFEVCCQNSTESAVLLLKLLLNAREKKKSTLVFGQYHISATQGRKRVSLKSSSIKSPSDSILLPSTLNRIRVNKSGYYTVFGNLCFSEKDITGKSESVIATLEQVHNGSKRTIFSKTEVVHWDPNTYVSISFMENIWLNGNTELLLFVNRPNVLYKLKDCNTIGLYKTH; this is translated from the exons ATGCTGAATCTAGGTTCTGAATCTAGTGATGTATACGATAGATTCTTACCACAGCCCGCAACAACCCCGCATGGAGATTTACATGCAACTCAAATCAGAGAATCGCCACGGACTGAGAACAATGGAAGGCACGGAGCAGCATTTACCATCACTCTTTCAGTTTCTCTTGTTCTTAACGTGGTCATGACGTTATTTGTCGTTTTCTACGTCATATTTACGATGAAGCAGGTGGTAAATCATAAGAAAGACAGTGGATTTTCTGTGTCCGAAGAGGGAATGGCTGGAAAGGAGAACTCTGTGAAACAGTTGACTGTTTGTTTACCTTGCCAACATCTCATAGGGCAAACACAGAACTTTGAAGTATGTTGTCAAAATTCCACTGAGTCTGCTGTGCTTCTACTAAAATTG CTCTTAAATGCAAGGGAAAAGAAAAAATCTACATTAGTTTTTGGGCAATATCATATTTCTGCAACACAAG GTAGAAAACGGGTATCTCTTAAATCTTCCAGTATAAAATCCCCGTCCGATTCTATATTACTTCCATCAACATTAAATAGAATCAGAGTCAACAAAAGCGGGTATTATACAGTATTTGGAAACTTGTGTTTCTCCGAGAAAGACATTACTGGAAAGTCGGAGTCTGTGATCGCGACTTTGGAGCAAGTACACAATGGCTCCAAGAGAACAATTTTCAGCAAGACAGAAGTCGTACATTGGGACCCTAATACTTATGTTAGCATCAGCTTTATGGAGAATATTTGGTTAAACGGAAACACAGAACTATTGTTATTTGTCAATCGTCCAAATGTATTGTATAAATTAAAAGACTGTAATACAATAGGGCTATATAAAACGCattaa
- the LOC128181215 gene encoding uncharacterized protein LOC128181215 codes for MDGGEEESVKWSERDVFVRKEDEKSGCIDIHSAEKTGFKHGCSVYRKSLLLLCWTISLVLVVISGILLLCIVKTNHRNQYEKPMHSKLSSEQRAGDNSVCVPCQGKEIFGTASYSFLSNKLCCTNSQSLNTLMKLLVGQSKDKGRKELIKERTIINAGSQINNFTVPSSGLYSVYFHLIIRVPANYNSSKCSVKISVLDKSSSRVLSQGVLLEKPLPTGGYESVVLFETVRLLRGSYDVHIDVSDDELLYRYPGSTGITVYKI; via the exons ATGGACGGAGGTGAAGAGGAATCGGTAAAATGGTCAGAAAGAGACGTTTTTGTACGGAAAGAAGATGAAAAATCTGGATGTATAGATATACATTCCGCGGAAAAGACTGGCTTTAAACATGGATGTTCAGTGTATCGTAAATCTTTACTATTATTATGTTGGACAATTTCTCTTGTGTTAGTGGTTATATCAGGGATTTTACTCTTATGCATTGTAAAGACTAATCACAGGAACCAATATGAAAAACCAATGCATTCAAAACTTTCGTCAGAACAAAGGGCGGGAGATAACTCTGTGTGTGTTCCATGCCAGGGGAAGGAAATTTTTGGAACTGCAAGCTATTCTTTTCTTTCTAATAAATTGTGCTGTACAAATAGTCAGTCTCTGAATACATTGATGAAACTG CTTGTAGGACAATCAAAAGATAAAGGGAGAAAGGAATTGATTAAAGAAAGAACGATTATAAATG cTGGTTCACAGATCAACAACTTCACAGTACCTTCATCCGGGCTCTACAGCGTGTATTTTCACTTGATAATCCGGGTTCCTGCGAACTACAACAGCTCCAAATGTTCCGTAAAAATTTCCGTACTGGACAAATCCAGCTCCCGCGTCCTGTCCCAGGGGGTCCTTCTAGAGAAACCTCTGCCGACGGGAGGGTACGAGAGCGTAGTGCTGTTTGAAACTGTGCGGCTGTTGAGAGGAAGTTATGACGTACATATTGACGTTTCTGATGACGAACTTTTATATAGATATCCCGGTAGCACCGGTATCACTGTGTACAAAATCTAA